The stretch of DNA GTACTCGGAGGTGCTGCGGTGTCGAATTCCCCGCATTCGGAGTCGGTACTTACCCATGCGGAAGCGCACGATGAGAAGTTGATGGGCATGGAGGTGCTGCGCGCCTGTGAAGCAGCGGCCCTCAATGTGTTCCGCTGGGTCGGCAAGGGCGACAAAATCGCAGCCGACTCTGCGGCCACCGACGCGATTCGCGGCATGCTGAACCTGATGGACATGTGCGGCACGTGTACGATCGGAGAGGGGATCAAGGACGATGCCCCCGGGATCTTTGTGGGCGAGAAGCTGGGTACCTGGAAAGAGGGTGCGCCCAACGTCAGCATCGCGCTCGATCCGATTGATGGCACTACGCTGACGGCCAAGGGTTTGCCGGGAGCACTGACGGTCATTGCGGCGGCGACCGGAAGTGCGCCGGAAGATCACATGCTGGCGGCCATTCCCAGTTACTACGTCGAGAAGATCGCCGTGGGACCGAAAGTCCGAGAGAGCACCGGCCATGTACGGCTGACTTCCTCGGTGGATCACAACCTGGAGATCGTGGCGTTGTCGATCGGCAAACGTGTACGTGACCTCGTTGTGTGTATTCTCGATCGACCGCGGCATCAGAAGCTGATCGACCAGGTGCGACGGACCGGTGCGGCCATTCGCCTGATCGGAGACGGAGACGTTGCAGCGGCGATCGCTCCCAGCATTCCGGGCAGCGGCGTGGACATCTACATGGGGATCGGCGGCTCGCCGGAAGCGGTTCTGGCGGCGGCGGCGATCCGTGCCCTGGGGGGTGACATTCTCTGTCGCGTGTGGCCGCGGGATGATGCCGAGCGGAAGCAGCTCGAGCAGGATGGACACGGCGAGCTACTGGGGCGTGAATACTCCTGTGCGGACATGGTGCGCGGGGACGATGTGGTATTCGTGGCGACTGGTATCACCGACAGCGCGCTGCTGCGTGGCGTCGTGGTCGATGGTCATACGGCCGTAACGTACTCCGTGGTGATGCGCGCCCGCTCACGCACCGTGCGCTATGTGAAGGCGTTTCACGACCTGACGCGGAAGACGATTCGACTGGCGAGCGGCTCGGGTCACACCCGGTTGTAGCGTTGGCCAATCCCGGCTGCTATTCCCGCCCGTAGTGGCGGAGCTTCCATTGACGGCGTGCTTCCTTCGCTGCGCGTTTCCGTGCGACCGCCGCCGCAACGGCGTGCCAAATGCCCCGCCAAGTCGTACGAGCGGCACCGAACTGGGCGCTGTACTCGCGTAAGAAGCGGGCGGCGTCGGCGCGGGTGACCAGGCCGAGCGGTTCGAGACTGGCGGCGAGCCGAGCGATGGCCCGCAGCTCATGGTTCCGTGGTCGCGGCTGATCCTCACGGGGGACGCGTCCGATGCGGATGCCGTCGAGATCGATCCAGCAGATTTGCAGTTCCGGTTCGTTGACGACGAGCAGATTGCTCGCCTTGCAATCACGGTGGCGGAAGCCGCGCTCATGCAGTCGCCGCAACTCGCGCGCGACGATGACCATCAGGTCGTATTTCAGGCGGTACCACGCGGTGCCGCGCAACAACCCGCCGGCGCGCCGCAGAAATGTCTCCAGGTCGACGGCTTGGGCCACGGCTTCGGTCACCAGCACGCTGTCGACAGCCAGTGGGCCGATGCGCCGCTCGATGAGCGCGAGGGGCCGCGCCGTGGGAATTTCCCGGTTCAGCAGGGCCTGACCCATGCGCCAGGCACGGCGACTGCGCGAAATGGGACGCCATTGCGCCATGCGGCGGCGCCAGTTCCGCGCCCGGGGATGCTTGATGATCACCGGGATCTCGCCGTCGGGGTGTGGTAACGAGGTGCGGAGAATTTCAGCCGAGTGCGAGTTCTTGCAGCGGGCGGACCCTTCCTGGGTTCGAAACCAGCGCAGGGGGTCGGCGAGTTGGGTGCGCCACCAGCGGCGCTCGAAGACGAGCTGCGAGGCGCGGGATTCATCCGCGGAATGCTTGCAGCAAGTGAGCGCGAGGCCGCGCCAGCCACCCGGTAGACGCAGGCGGCAGAAGTAGCGCCCATCGCGCCCGGCGCGGCGGTCGCGCCGGGCCCAGAGCCGTTCAGCGTGGTGTCGAGCCATGACCTGCAGCGCCGTCACGAGCTCGCGGAAACTCAGCGCCAGGGGCCGGCCATGCTCATACAAGACTTCGAATTCGTTGCGGTAGCGCAGGTAGGCGCGCAGGAACCGCAGGCGATCGCTGAGCGACGCGTGTCGGCGGAACCACTGGTTGAGCTGGGCGAGGTTGCGGACAATGGCGCCGTCGCGGATGGGTACGTTGCGGCGCGCTGTCTGGAGATCAACGAAAACAGTCTGGTACTGACGCGGGGCCACGGGCCGTACGAGGATGTTGTCGACGTGCATGTCGAGATGCTCGAAACCGGCCTGATGAGCACGCGCGATCATCTCGGCCAGCAGGTCGAGTAGATGGGCCGTGTCTCGTCGGCGTCGTACTGGGTCGTCGTCCGTGGCGAGCCGCAGCCAGAAGGAGCTCAGCGACTCGGCTGGCGTGATT from Phycisphaerales bacterium encodes:
- the glpX gene encoding class II fructose-bisphosphatase — its product is MGMEVLRACEAAALNVFRWVGKGDKIAADSAATDAIRGMLNLMDMCGTCTIGEGIKDDAPGIFVGEKLGTWKEGAPNVSIALDPIDGTTLTAKGLPGALTVIAAATGSAPEDHMLAAIPSYYVEKIAVGPKVRESTGHVRLTSSVDHNLEIVALSIGKRVRDLVVCILDRPRHQKLIDQVRRTGAAIRLIGDGDVAAAIAPSIPGSGVDIYMGIGGSPEAVLAAAAIRALGGDILCRVWPRDDAERKQLEQDGHGELLGREYSCADMVRGDDVVFVATGITDSALLRGVVVDGHTAVTYSVVMRARSRTVRYVKAFHDLTRKTIRLASGSGHTRL